A genomic stretch from Flavobacterium humidisoli includes:
- a CDS encoding lipopolysaccharide biosynthesis protein: MGLYKNLFKQTAIYGLATVLPRMLSFLLVRLYTGILPTAEYGEVSIVLSWMVFFNVVLSYGMETAFFRFYSAEEDKKNVIATSTISIFWTSIIFLFVGLIFRNTLANLAEVDVQYITYTVWILVLDALVLIPFSKLRANQRPMVYAAIKIGNVVINLLLNIFFLIYLPKLAESNPNSIWDNLYVQNFQIAYIFIANLLASLATFIVLSPNYLSLGRKFDPVLWKKMMKYGLPILVAGLAFAVNEHFDKILLGYLLPENLAKSEVGAYSACYKLGLFMVLFATAFRLGIEPFFFSHAKNENAPQTYAVITKYFVILGSLILLGVIVFADVLKYLLLDNKSYWEAMKVVPLIILANFFLGIYNNLSVWYKLTDKTKIGAYISIVGAIVTLILNYLLIPKYSYYGSAIATISAYGSMMLISYVLGNKYYPIPYDMNKIGTYLGVSILFSIISFYGFREKYYVGIPLLLVFMYMVYHFEKDTIKGIMKRK, from the coding sequence TTGGGATTATATAAAAATCTATTCAAGCAAACGGCAATTTACGGACTGGCTACAGTTTTACCGAGAATGCTAAGTTTTTTATTAGTGAGATTATATACAGGAATTTTGCCTACAGCTGAGTATGGTGAAGTTTCGATCGTATTGTCTTGGATGGTTTTCTTTAACGTGGTTCTTTCTTACGGAATGGAAACAGCATTTTTTAGATTTTACAGTGCCGAGGAGGACAAGAAAAATGTAATAGCCACTTCGACTATTTCTATATTTTGGACCTCGATAATATTTCTTTTCGTTGGATTGATTTTTAGAAATACACTGGCAAATCTAGCCGAAGTCGATGTTCAATATATTACTTATACCGTATGGATTTTAGTTTTAGATGCACTGGTTTTAATTCCATTTTCTAAACTTAGAGCCAATCAGAGGCCAATGGTTTACGCAGCAATTAAGATTGGAAATGTTGTTATAAACTTACTGCTGAATATATTTTTCTTGATCTACCTTCCCAAATTGGCAGAATCAAATCCAAATTCGATTTGGGATAATTTATATGTACAAAATTTCCAAATTGCTTATATTTTCATTGCCAACCTTTTGGCAAGTTTGGCAACTTTTATTGTACTTTCTCCAAATTATCTTTCGCTTGGACGAAAATTCGATCCTGTACTTTGGAAGAAAATGATGAAATACGGACTTCCGATTTTAGTTGCTGGTTTAGCTTTTGCGGTAAATGAGCATTTTGATAAAATTCTACTGGGTTATTTACTTCCAGAAAACTTGGCAAAGTCTGAAGTTGGAGCTTATTCTGCTTGTTACAAACTGGGATTATTTATGGTTCTTTTTGCAACAGCTTTTAGGTTAGGTATTGAACCTTTCTTTTTTAGTCATGCCAAGAATGAAAATGCACCACAGACATATGCCGTTATAACCAAATATTTCGTGATTTTAGGGTCATTGATTTTATTAGGGGTAATTGTGTTCGCCGACGTTTTGAAATATTTGCTATTAGACAACAAATCGTATTGGGAGGCCATGAAAGTTGTGCCATTAATTATTTTGGCAAATTTCTTTTTAGGGATTTACAACAATTTATCGGTTTGGTATAAATTGACTGATAAAACAAAAATTGGAGCCTATATTTCTATTGTAGGAGCAATTGTCACCTTGATTTTAAATTATCTATTAATTCCGAAATACAGCTATTATGGTTCTGCAATTGCAACCATTTCAGCTTACGGTAGTATGATGCTTATTTCTTATGTTTTAGGAAATAAATATTATCCGATTCCTTATGACATGAACAAAATTGGCACTTATCTAGGTGTTTCAATATTGTTTTCAATTATCTCTTTTTACGGATTTAGAGAAAAATATTATGTTGGAATTCCGCTTCTTTTAGTCTTTATGTATATGGTTTACCATTTTGAAAAAGATACTATTAAAGGAATAATGAAGAGAAAATAA
- the atpA gene encoding F0F1 ATP synthase subunit alpha, translated as MAEIKPAEISAILRKQVEGFESGATLEEVGSVLQVGDGIARVYGLSNVQYGELVEFDNGMEGIVLNLEEDNVGVVLLGPSTGIKEGSTAKRTQRIASLKVGEQMVGRVVNTLGFPIDGKGPIGGDLYEMPLERKAPGVIFRQPVTEPLQTGVKAVDAMIPVGRGQRELVIGDRQTGKSTVCIDTILNQKEFYDAGKPVFCIYVAIGQKASTVAGIAKMLEEKGAMAYTVIVAANASDPAPMQVYAPFAGAAIGEYFRDSGRPALIVYDDLSKQAVAYREVSLLLRRPPGREAYPGDVFYLHSRLLERACKVIADDGIAKNMNDLPDSIKFIVKGGGSLTALPIIETQAGDVSAYIPTNVISITDGQIFLDGDLFNSGVRPAINVGISVSRVGGNAQIKSMKKVSGTLKLDQAQFRELEAFAKFGSDLDSVTLNVIEKGKRNVEILKQGLNDPYTVENQVAIIYAGSKNLLKNVPVNKVKEFEADFLAYLNSKHKDTLNALKAGKLDDAITDVIEKAAKEVSAKYN; from the coding sequence ATGGCGGAAATCAAACCTGCTGAAATTTCAGCAATATTAAGAAAGCAAGTAGAAGGTTTTGAATCTGGTGCTACGCTAGAGGAAGTAGGATCAGTACTTCAAGTTGGAGACGGTATTGCTCGTGTTTACGGGCTATCTAATGTTCAATATGGTGAGTTAGTGGAATTTGATAACGGTATGGAAGGTATCGTATTGAATCTTGAGGAGGATAATGTTGGGGTTGTATTATTAGGACCATCAACTGGAATTAAAGAAGGATCTACAGCAAAAAGAACTCAACGTATTGCTTCTCTTAAAGTTGGTGAGCAAATGGTAGGACGTGTAGTTAACACTCTTGGTTTTCCAATTGATGGAAAAGGACCAATCGGTGGTGACTTATACGAAATGCCTTTAGAAAGAAAAGCACCTGGAGTTATCTTCCGTCAGCCAGTAACTGAGCCATTACAAACAGGAGTAAAAGCAGTTGATGCTATGATTCCAGTTGGTCGTGGACAGCGTGAGCTTGTAATCGGTGACCGTCAAACAGGTAAATCAACGGTTTGTATCGATACAATCTTAAATCAAAAAGAATTTTACGATGCAGGAAAACCTGTATTCTGTATATATGTTGCAATTGGACAAAAAGCTTCAACTGTAGCAGGAATCGCTAAAATGTTAGAAGAAAAAGGAGCAATGGCATATACTGTTATCGTTGCTGCTAATGCTTCTGATCCAGCTCCAATGCAAGTTTACGCTCCATTCGCTGGTGCTGCAATTGGAGAATATTTCAGAGATTCTGGTCGTCCAGCTCTTATCGTTTATGATGATTTATCTAAACAGGCTGTTGCTTACCGTGAGGTTTCTCTTTTATTAAGAAGACCACCGGGACGTGAGGCTTATCCTGGAGACGTTTTCTACTTACACTCTCGTTTATTAGAGCGTGCTTGTAAAGTAATTGCTGATGATGGAATTGCTAAAAACATGAACGATTTACCAGATTCTATCAAGTTTATCGTAAAAGGTGGGGGTTCATTAACTGCATTGCCAATTATCGAAACTCAAGCTGGTGACGTTTCTGCATATATCCCAACAAACGTAATCTCGATTACAGATGGTCAGATTTTCCTTGATGGAGATTTGTTCAACTCTGGGGTTCGTCCTGCAATTAACGTAGGTATCTCTGTATCTCGTGTTGGAGGTAATGCTCAAATTAAATCAATGAAAAAAGTTTCTGGAACTTTAAAATTAGATCAGGCTCAATTCCGTGAATTAGAAGCTTTCGCTAAATTTGGTTCTGACTTAGATTCTGTTACTTTAAACGTAATCGAAAAAGGAAAAAGAAACGTTGAGATCTTGAAACAAGGTTTAAATGATCCTTATACAGTTGAAAACCAAGTAGCTATTATCTACGCTGGTTCTAAAAACTTATTAAAAAATGTTCCTGTTAATAAAGTAAAAGAATTCGAAGCAGATTTCTTAGCTTACTTAAACAGCAAACATAAAGATACACTTAACGCTTTGAAAGCTGGGAAATTAGATGACGCTATTACAGATGTTATCGAAAAAGCGGCAAAAGAAGTTTCAGCAAAATATAACTAA
- a CDS encoding GNAT family N-acetyltransferase, translating to MTLQIKELTTIEEMVAQISIIRFLYPNISLEKYQSFLSEMVPHNYTQIAIFEDEICLGLTGCWSATKLWTGKYLEIDNFVVNPDHRSKGIGKLLTDYIEKKAIELNCSSIVLDAFTGNFGAHRFYYNQGYAPKGFHFVKILDEKKMTV from the coding sequence ATGACTTTACAAATAAAAGAGCTAACTACCATTGAGGAAATGGTGGCTCAAATAAGTATAATTCGATTTCTTTATCCTAATATATCTCTAGAAAAGTATCAATCATTTCTTTCTGAAATGGTACCTCATAATTATACACAAATTGCAATATTTGAAGATGAGATTTGTCTAGGTTTGACGGGGTGCTGGTCGGCTACTAAACTGTGGACGGGAAAATATCTTGAGATTGACAATTTTGTTGTTAATCCAGATCATCGATCTAAAGGAATCGGAAAATTGCTTACCGATTATATAGAGAAAAAAGCAATTGAGTTAAATTGCAGCAGTATAGTTTTGGATGCTTTTACGGGAAATTTTGGAGCGCATAGATTTTATTATAATCAAGGTTACGCTCCAAAAGGATTTCATTTTGTCAAAATTTTAGATGAAAAGAAAATGACTGTCTAA
- the atpG gene encoding ATP synthase F1 subunit gamma, with translation MANLKEIRNRITSVSSTMQITSAMKMVSAAKLKKAQDAITAMRPYAEKLTELLQDLSATLEGEIGGDYTTQREVKKVLLVAVTSNRGLCGAFNSNIIKEIKNRTDFYAGKQVDVFAIGKKGGDALVKTHKIHGHHNAIFDHLTFENVAGIADNLTEKFLSGEYDRIELVYNQFKNAATQIVQVEQFLPLAPISTDGASVSGDYIFEPGKEEIVLALIPKSLKTQLYKGIRDSFASEHGARMTAMHKATDNATALRNQLKLTYNKARQAAITSEILEIVGGAEALNG, from the coding sequence ATGGCAAATTTAAAGGAAATCCGTAATAGAATTACTTCCGTTTCATCGACGATGCAGATTACATCGGCTATGAAAATGGTTTCTGCTGCAAAGCTGAAGAAAGCACAAGATGCAATCACTGCAATGCGTCCTTATGCCGAGAAATTAACGGAGTTATTGCAAGATCTTTCTGCTACACTAGAAGGTGAAATAGGAGGAGATTACACTACACAACGTGAAGTAAAAAAAGTATTGTTAGTTGCTGTAACCTCAAATAGAGGTTTGTGTGGTGCTTTCAATTCGAATATTATTAAAGAGATTAAAAATCGTACTGATTTTTATGCTGGAAAGCAAGTTGACGTTTTTGCCATTGGTAAAAAAGGTGGTGATGCTTTAGTTAAAACGCATAAAATTCACGGTCATCATAATGCAATTTTTGATCATTTAACATTTGAAAATGTTGCTGGAATTGCAGATAATTTGACTGAGAAATTCTTATCTGGAGAATACGATAGAATTGAGTTAGTATACAATCAGTTTAAAAATGCTGCTACTCAAATTGTTCAAGTAGAGCAGTTTTTACCATTGGCGCCTATTAGTACTGATGGAGCTTCTGTTTCTGGAGATTATATTTTTGAACCAGGAAAAGAAGAAATTGTATTGGCTTTAATTCCTAAGTCTTTAAAAACACAATTGTACAAAGGTATTCGTGATTCATTTGCTTCTGAGCACGGAGCACGTATGACTGCAATGCACAAAGCAACAGACAACGCAACAGCTTTAAGAAACCAATTAAAATTAACTTATAACAAAGCTCGTCAGGCAGCGATTACAAGTGAGATTTTGGAAATTGTTGGTGGAGCAGAAGCTTTAAATGGATAA
- the dut gene encoding dUTP diphosphatase yields the protein MKIQIINKSQHDLPNYETIASAGMDLRANIIEPITLKPLERTIVKTGLFIELPIGYEAQVRPRSGLAAKKGVTVLNSPGTIDADYRGEIGVILVNLSNDDFVIENGERIAQLIIAKHERAEWIEVEILTETSRGEGGFGSTGVK from the coding sequence ATGAAAATTCAAATTATCAATAAATCACAGCACGATTTACCAAATTATGAAACTATTGCTTCTGCAGGTATGGATTTGCGTGCCAATATTATAGAACCAATTACGTTAAAACCTTTAGAAAGAACTATTGTAAAAACAGGACTTTTTATTGAATTGCCAATCGGTTACGAAGCACAAGTAAGACCAAGAAGTGGTCTGGCTGCAAAAAAAGGCGTAACGGTTTTAAATTCGCCAGGAACTATTGATGCAGATTACAGAGGAGAAATAGGAGTAATTTTAGTAAATTTATCTAATGACGATTTTGTAATCGAAAATGGAGAACGAATTGCACAGCTGATTATTGCTAAACACGAAAGAGCTGAATGGATTGAAGTTGAAATACTTACAGAAACATCAAGAGGTGAAGGCGGCTTTGGAAGCACTGGAGTGAAATAA